The Daphnia pulex isolate KAP4 chromosome 3, ASM2113471v1 genome includes a region encoding these proteins:
- the LOC124191519 gene encoding uncharacterized protein LOC124191519 isoform X2 codes for MSEGKRVLIVLPDERRLELLVQPNLLSSDLLDLVTSQVALKEKEFFGLAYFDETGHYSWLQYDRRVLDHEFPKKNALPLSVHHHLQQLQPNNNHGNKCALVLYFLIKFYVESISLLRDSHTVEHFYLQLRSMVFKDQFEVGSESVCTLAAWALQAAHGDYADDLTARNHLKKSPILPASALKEHQSLSECEDRVIENYRTLVGHSRGQVIVNYLSKVESLPNYGVHYYSVTDKRNTPWYLGISYKGIAQYDYSDRRHPRRIFQWKQLENLYFRDRKFSIEVHDPKRVHAIHSSLYACPESPDLVEDGLTEAFPEDSTQVSVNRRLQAGTISVIVWFGQTQALTKNIWHMAICQHQFYLDRRNSKARQLKARNLNDIALDLSKSSTSLSLSTASSNSQSNLSHSGSTLSLNGKMGQTPEAEESEAARAARLEIVSALKSRKAAMEEKLKAKIEELKKLCLEEGALSGTLPPEYPLNPGEALPTIRRRVGTSFTLPENLLNKAKSSKEESLAAMELEYEIQRKITSAALRLANDGSPSKAVKRQRKMIYQQSLQQLKDIETKLRSLRLAEMYNSTQAQPQVPVTTTTSPWSKAKKKPRPNGGSDATLDEEAGFIQQTETSLDGHDLYLDDHGVNLSPAVTQQQHGTNHHNHHHHHPITATPMRRDRSLSPANVPVSSAVPSSVLRSEQKPRSAPASPQKNRHTNSAIYQQQQHQQQQQQQQQQQQYTNGYSNHHHHHPHHPHPEIRREQSGGYTPNTPMMRSSYRTKQYPTLTSSQTTPPYVIQDLSWDPHHHNGMGGNRVGPQLIGIDPSAGGGLYNIARQRASHDFPTHASMDDLEVIGLRRLTGASSDHSDHTPRSLMTSAQHSPAQDSNPNTSADFEWDFGDENAPATRRLDQLVHHKFGSLDRRRRMMNASMDADAKSCSKPVVYEGSRSMDELDGPSPLTVDVIDGSSIGPRFGSRGMRKASSSSSNQSSSYNEPELTLLPNQTYPDYPDFGASIRDRSGSSSRMETVFDIDSAVYTRMSNNLSVTSLHSNKKKEKDWYETSLDSPVPGRKSKMNGTLTDKPPASLPPVSTSAPTPTMGNNGTSTVRAQPVRLAEPGHEDSFDFETVVPFESPKNLELIAPGKFEPYREVSKPFETSDIYKYSAKYRQQQTKGLYQPLTPLACQPMNSARGGGGSHAADTNSLGENHSNPPAPEFRSKPATLV; via the exons ATGAGCGAAGGAAAACGAGTGTTGATCGTGCTGCCCGACGAGCGTCGCCTGGAACTGCTGGTTCAGCCCAACTTGCTCTCGTCGGATTTACTCGACTTGGTCACGTCTCAAGTGGCCctcaaagaaaaggaattctTCGGACTGGCTTACTTCGATGAAAC TGGACACTACAGCTGGCTTCAATACGACCGGAGGGTGCTGGACCACGAGTTCCCGAAGAAAAATGCGCTTCCGTTGTCCGTCCACCATCACCTGCAGCAGTTACAGCCCAACAATAATCACGGCAATAAATGCGCCCTCGTTCTCTACTTCCTCATCAA GTTCTACGTGGAGAGCATCAGCCTCTTGAGGGATAGCCATACGGTGGAACATTTCTACCTCCAGCTGCGCTCGATGGTGTTCAAG GATCAGTTTGAAGTCGGGAGCGAATCCGTCTGCACATTAGCTGCCTGGGCCCTTCAAGCAGCTCACGGAGATTACGCCga CGATTTAACGGCGAgaaatcatttgaagaaaTCGCCCATTCTGCCCGCCAGCGCCCTGAAGGAACACCAATCTCTCTCTGAATG TGAGGATCGGGTCATCGAGAACTACAGGACTTTGGTGGGCCACAGCCGCGGTCAAGTCATCGTCAA ttACCTGTCGAAAGTCGAGTCGCTTCCCAACTACGGCGTCCACTACTACAGCGTAACAGACAAGCGAAACACGCCCTGGTATTTGGGAATCAGTTACAAAGGCATCGCCCAGTACGACTACTCGGATCGGAGACATCCCCGCAGG ATCTTTCAATGGAAACAGTTGGAAAACTTATACTTTCGCGACCGGAAGTTCTCCATTGAAGTTCACGACCCCAAacg AGTGCATGCCATACATAGCAGTTTGTATGCGTGTCCCGAATCACCCGATCTGGTAGAGGATGGTCTGACTGAGGCATTTCCAGAAGATTCGACGCA GGTATCGGTGAACCGTCGACTGCAAGCTGGTACGATTAGCGTCATCGTGTGGTTCGGTCAAACCCAGGCGCTGACCAAGAACATTTGGCACATGGCCATCTGCCAGCATCAGTTCTACCTGGACCGTAGGAATTCCAAGGCGCGACAGCTCAAGGCTCGAAATCTCAACGACATTGCCCTGGATCTGTCCAAGTCGAGCACGAGCTTATCGCTCTCGACGGCCAGTTCAAACTCGCAATCTAATCTCAGTCACTCTGGTAGTACGTTGAGCCTCAACGGTAAAATGGGACAGACGCCGG AAGCGGAAGAAAGCGAGGCGGCGAGGGCGGCCCGCCTGGAAATCGTTTCGGCTCTCAAATCACGAAAAGCCGCAATGGAGGAGAAACTCAAAGCCAAAATAGAAGAGCTCAAGAAATTATGTCTGGAAGAAGGAGCGCTGAGCGGCACACTTCCGCCCGAATATCCTCTCAATCCTGGCGAGGCATTGCCAACCATTCGCAGAAGGGTCGGCACCTCGTTCACCTTGCCAGAGAATCTCCTCAACAAAGCAAAGTCTTCCAAG GAGGAATCGCTGGCCGCCATGGAGCTCGAATATGAGATTCAACGCAAAATAACTTCGGCCGCGCTGAGACTCGCCAATGACGGTAGCCCGTCGAAAGCTGTGAAGCGTCAACGGAAAATGATTTACCAACAAAGCCTCCAGCAGCTCAAG GATATCGAAACGAAACTGCGTTCGTTGCGCCTGGCCGAGATGTACAACAGCACGCAAGCCCAGCCTCAAGTCCCCgtgaccaccaccaccagcccgTGGAGCAAAGCCAAGAAGAAGCCCAGGCCGAATGGCGGATCGGATGCCACGCTCGACGAGGAAGCTGGATTCATCCAGCAGACTGAAACGAGTTTGGACGGACATGACCTCTATTTAGACGACCATGGCGTCAATCTCTCGCCGGCTGtgacccaacagcagcacggaaCTAACCACCAcaatcaccaccaccaccacccaatcACTGCCACCCCTATGCGTCGAGATCGCTCCCTATCGCCCGCTAACGTGCCCGTCTCGAGCGCCGTTCCTAGTTCAGTTTTGCGATCAGAGCAAAAGCCTCGAAGTGCTCCGGCTTCCCCGCAAAAGAATCGTCATACAAACAGTGCAAtttatcagcagcagcagcatcaacaacaacaacagcagcagcaacaacaacaacagtataCCAATGGATACAGcaaccaccatcatcatcatccacaCCATCCGCATCCCGAGATCCGCCG GGAACAAAGTGGAGGCTACACTCCCAACACTCCTATGATGCGATCATCCTACCGTACTAAACAATACCCAACGCTTACTTCTAGCCAGACTACTCCGCCTTACGTCATTCAAGACTTATCCTGGGATCCTCACCACCACAACG GAATGGGTGGAAACCGCGTGGGCCCGCAATTGATTGGCATCGACCCTTCCGCTGGTGGTGGGTTGTACAACATTGCACGACAGAGAGCTAGCCACGATTTCCCTACTCACGCATCAATGGACGATCTGGAAGTCATTGGACTGAGGAGGTTGACGGGAGCGTCGTCCGATCACAGCGATCACACGCCTCGCAGCCTCATGACGTCGGCCCAACACTCTCCGGCCCAGGATTCCAATCCCAACACATCTGCCGATTTCGAATGGGATTTCGGCGATGAAAATGCGCCGGCCACTCGTCGACTGGATCAGTTGGTTCATCACAAGTTCGGCAGTTTGGATCGGCGGAGGCGAATGATGAACGCCAGTATGGACGCCGACGCCAAAAGTTGTTCCAAACCAGTGGTTTACGAAGGGTCGAGAAGTATGGACGAGTTGGACGGTCCGTCGCCTTTGACCGTCGACGTGATTGACGGTTCGTCGATCGGCCCTCGCTTCGGCAGCCGTGGCATGCGtaaagccagcagcagcagcagcaaccaaagCTCCAGTTACAATGAACCCGAACTGACTCTATTGCCCAATCAGACGTATCCGGATTATCCAGACTTTGGGGCTTCCATCCGTGACCGCAGTGGTAGTTCCAGCCGCATGGAGACGGTCTTTGACATTGACAGTGCCGTGTACACGCGAATGTCCAACAACTTATCAGTGACGTCACTCCAttccaataagaaaaaggagaaagactGGTATGAAACTTCACTGGACTCACCGGTTCCTGGTCGCAAATCGAAGATGAACGGGACTTTAACGGATAAGCCGCCAGCTTCGTTGCCGCCAGTCTCGACTTCTGCACCGACTCCGACGATGGGCAACAACGGGACGAGCACTGTCCGAGCCCAGCCGGTGCGATTAGCGGAACCTGGACACGAAGACAGTTTCGATTTTGAGACAGTAGTGCCTTTCGAATCTCCCAAAAACTTGGAGTTGATTGCGCCCGGCAAATTCGAGCCTTACAGAGAAGTGTCGAAGCCTTTTGAAACTTCGGATATTTACAAGTATAGCGCCAAGTATCGGCAACAGCAGACCAAAGGTCTGTATCAGCCACTCACGCCGCTAGCCTGCCAACCCATGAATTCCGCACGTGGCGGAGGAGGATCCCATGCAGCTGATACCAATAGCCTCGGTGAAAATCACTCGAACCCACCTGCCCCAGAGTTCCGTTCCAAACCGGCTACCTTAGTTTGA
- the LOC124191519 gene encoding uncharacterized protein LOC124191519 isoform X5 translates to MVFKDQFEVGSESVCTLAAWALQAAHGDYADDLTARNHLKKSPILPASALKEHQSLSECEDRVIENYRTLVGHSRGQVIVNYLSKVESLPNYGVHYYSVTDKRNTPWYLGISYKGIAQYDYSDRRHPRRIFQWKQLENLYFRDRKFSIEVHDPKRVHAIHSSLYACPESPDLVEDGLTEAFPEDSTQVSVNRRLQAGTISVIVWFGQTQALTKNIWHMAICQHQFYLDRRNSKARQLKARNLNDIALDLSKSSTSLSLSTASSNSQSNLSHSGSTLSLNGKMGQTPEAEESEAARAARLEIVSALKSRKAAMEEKLKAKIEELKKLCLEEGALSGTLPPEYPLNPGEALPTIRRRVGTSFTLPENLLNKAKSSKEESLAAMELEYEIQRKITSAALRLANDGSPSKAVKRQRKMIYQQSLQQLKDIETKLRSLRLAEMYNSTQAQPQVPVTTTTSPWSKAKKKPRPNGGSDATLDEEAGFIQQTETSLDGHDLYLDDHGVNLSPAVTQQQHGTNHHNHHHHHPITATPMRRDRSLSPANVPVSSAVPSSVLRSEQKPRSAPASPQKNRHTNSAIYQQQQHQQQQQQQQQQQQYTNGYSNHHHHHPHHPHPEIRREQSGGYTPNTPMMRSSYRTKQYPTLTSSQTTPPYVIQDLSWDPHHHNGMGGNRVGPQLIGIDPSAGGGLYNIARQRASHDFPTHASMDDLEVIGLRRLTGASSDHSDHTPRSLMTSAQHSPAQDSNPNTSADFEWDFGDENAPATRRLDQLVHHKFGSLDRRRRMMNASMDADAKSCSKPVVYEGSRSMDELDGPSPLTVDVIDGSSIGPRFGSRGMRKASSSSSNQSSSYNEPELTLLPNQTYPDYPDFGASIRDRSGSSSRMETVFDIDSAVYTRMSNNLSVTSLHSNKKKEKDWYETSLDSPVPGRKSKMNGTLTDKPPASLPPVSTSAPTPTMGNNGTSTVRAQPVRLAEPGHEDSFDFETVVPFESPKNLELIAPGKFEPYREVSKPFETSDIYKYSAKYRQQQTKGLYQPLTPLACQPMNSARGGGGSHAADTNSLGENHSNPPAPEFRSKPATLV, encoded by the exons ATGGTGTTCAAG GATCAGTTTGAAGTCGGGAGCGAATCCGTCTGCACATTAGCTGCCTGGGCCCTTCAAGCAGCTCACGGAGATTACGCCga CGATTTAACGGCGAgaaatcatttgaagaaaTCGCCCATTCTGCCCGCCAGCGCCCTGAAGGAACACCAATCTCTCTCTGAATG TGAGGATCGGGTCATCGAGAACTACAGGACTTTGGTGGGCCACAGCCGCGGTCAAGTCATCGTCAA ttACCTGTCGAAAGTCGAGTCGCTTCCCAACTACGGCGTCCACTACTACAGCGTAACAGACAAGCGAAACACGCCCTGGTATTTGGGAATCAGTTACAAAGGCATCGCCCAGTACGACTACTCGGATCGGAGACATCCCCGCAGG ATCTTTCAATGGAAACAGTTGGAAAACTTATACTTTCGCGACCGGAAGTTCTCCATTGAAGTTCACGACCCCAAacg AGTGCATGCCATACATAGCAGTTTGTATGCGTGTCCCGAATCACCCGATCTGGTAGAGGATGGTCTGACTGAGGCATTTCCAGAAGATTCGACGCA GGTATCGGTGAACCGTCGACTGCAAGCTGGTACGATTAGCGTCATCGTGTGGTTCGGTCAAACCCAGGCGCTGACCAAGAACATTTGGCACATGGCCATCTGCCAGCATCAGTTCTACCTGGACCGTAGGAATTCCAAGGCGCGACAGCTCAAGGCTCGAAATCTCAACGACATTGCCCTGGATCTGTCCAAGTCGAGCACGAGCTTATCGCTCTCGACGGCCAGTTCAAACTCGCAATCTAATCTCAGTCACTCTGGTAGTACGTTGAGCCTCAACGGTAAAATGGGACAGACGCCGG AAGCGGAAGAAAGCGAGGCGGCGAGGGCGGCCCGCCTGGAAATCGTTTCGGCTCTCAAATCACGAAAAGCCGCAATGGAGGAGAAACTCAAAGCCAAAATAGAAGAGCTCAAGAAATTATGTCTGGAAGAAGGAGCGCTGAGCGGCACACTTCCGCCCGAATATCCTCTCAATCCTGGCGAGGCATTGCCAACCATTCGCAGAAGGGTCGGCACCTCGTTCACCTTGCCAGAGAATCTCCTCAACAAAGCAAAGTCTTCCAAG GAGGAATCGCTGGCCGCCATGGAGCTCGAATATGAGATTCAACGCAAAATAACTTCGGCCGCGCTGAGACTCGCCAATGACGGTAGCCCGTCGAAAGCTGTGAAGCGTCAACGGAAAATGATTTACCAACAAAGCCTCCAGCAGCTCAAG GATATCGAAACGAAACTGCGTTCGTTGCGCCTGGCCGAGATGTACAACAGCACGCAAGCCCAGCCTCAAGTCCCCgtgaccaccaccaccagcccgTGGAGCAAAGCCAAGAAGAAGCCCAGGCCGAATGGCGGATCGGATGCCACGCTCGACGAGGAAGCTGGATTCATCCAGCAGACTGAAACGAGTTTGGACGGACATGACCTCTATTTAGACGACCATGGCGTCAATCTCTCGCCGGCTGtgacccaacagcagcacggaaCTAACCACCAcaatcaccaccaccaccacccaatcACTGCCACCCCTATGCGTCGAGATCGCTCCCTATCGCCCGCTAACGTGCCCGTCTCGAGCGCCGTTCCTAGTTCAGTTTTGCGATCAGAGCAAAAGCCTCGAAGTGCTCCGGCTTCCCCGCAAAAGAATCGTCATACAAACAGTGCAAtttatcagcagcagcagcatcaacaacaacaacagcagcagcaacaacaacaacagtataCCAATGGATACAGcaaccaccatcatcatcatccacaCCATCCGCATCCCGAGATCCGCCG GGAACAAAGTGGAGGCTACACTCCCAACACTCCTATGATGCGATCATCCTACCGTACTAAACAATACCCAACGCTTACTTCTAGCCAGACTACTCCGCCTTACGTCATTCAAGACTTATCCTGGGATCCTCACCACCACAACG GAATGGGTGGAAACCGCGTGGGCCCGCAATTGATTGGCATCGACCCTTCCGCTGGTGGTGGGTTGTACAACATTGCACGACAGAGAGCTAGCCACGATTTCCCTACTCACGCATCAATGGACGATCTGGAAGTCATTGGACTGAGGAGGTTGACGGGAGCGTCGTCCGATCACAGCGATCACACGCCTCGCAGCCTCATGACGTCGGCCCAACACTCTCCGGCCCAGGATTCCAATCCCAACACATCTGCCGATTTCGAATGGGATTTCGGCGATGAAAATGCGCCGGCCACTCGTCGACTGGATCAGTTGGTTCATCACAAGTTCGGCAGTTTGGATCGGCGGAGGCGAATGATGAACGCCAGTATGGACGCCGACGCCAAAAGTTGTTCCAAACCAGTGGTTTACGAAGGGTCGAGAAGTATGGACGAGTTGGACGGTCCGTCGCCTTTGACCGTCGACGTGATTGACGGTTCGTCGATCGGCCCTCGCTTCGGCAGCCGTGGCATGCGtaaagccagcagcagcagcagcaaccaaagCTCCAGTTACAATGAACCCGAACTGACTCTATTGCCCAATCAGACGTATCCGGATTATCCAGACTTTGGGGCTTCCATCCGTGACCGCAGTGGTAGTTCCAGCCGCATGGAGACGGTCTTTGACATTGACAGTGCCGTGTACACGCGAATGTCCAACAACTTATCAGTGACGTCACTCCAttccaataagaaaaaggagaaagactGGTATGAAACTTCACTGGACTCACCGGTTCCTGGTCGCAAATCGAAGATGAACGGGACTTTAACGGATAAGCCGCCAGCTTCGTTGCCGCCAGTCTCGACTTCTGCACCGACTCCGACGATGGGCAACAACGGGACGAGCACTGTCCGAGCCCAGCCGGTGCGATTAGCGGAACCTGGACACGAAGACAGTTTCGATTTTGAGACAGTAGTGCCTTTCGAATCTCCCAAAAACTTGGAGTTGATTGCGCCCGGCAAATTCGAGCCTTACAGAGAAGTGTCGAAGCCTTTTGAAACTTCGGATATTTACAAGTATAGCGCCAAGTATCGGCAACAGCAGACCAAAGGTCTGTATCAGCCACTCACGCCGCTAGCCTGCCAACCCATGAATTCCGCACGTGGCGGAGGAGGATCCCATGCAGCTGATACCAATAGCCTCGGTGAAAATCACTCGAACCCACCTGCCCCAGAGTTCCGTTCCAAACCGGCTACCTTAGTTTGA